TACATCGGCACGCAAGACGACGAAGGCCCGGTATCGCGGGAGTCCGTCGAGTATTTCCCGAACCACCTCGCAGCACAGCGCGCCCTGGATACCCATGCCTGGACACAGCGCGCTCACCCCTGATTCCCACCCGTCAAGGAGTTCTCTCATGAATCTGTCTTTACCCGAAGACGTGCTCGATCAGATGGCGCTGGAACAGGCGCACTTCGACGCTGCACCGCAGGCCTTCTTCGAGGCCTGGAAGCGCGGCGCGCAGATCGCCGGCCACGAGTGGTTCGGCGACGGCACACGCGAAGGTCTGCAGCGTGCCACCACCAAGTGGGACCTGCGGCCCAACATGCTGATGCTCAACGACGCCCTGGGTGTGCTGAGCAGCGGTCAACGCATGTTCCTGTCCGCGATGGTGAGCTTCTACAACTCCCGCGAGGGCGGCGCGATGCTCAAGCGTTGCGGCTTCGAGGGGCTGTCCGACTTCGGCGGCCTCGATCTGGAACGGCGCCAGGTCATCGCCGACCTCACGCTGCACTACAACGGCTGGTGAGCCGCGCCTGGCAACCCACCGTTCTTTCATCCCACCCCACGAGGGACATGCGTCCCCGTTCGGGGCCATGTCCCTCCTTCCTTTCGCAGGAGCGGCCATGTCCCGAATCACCATCTTCCACTGACCTGCACCGCCCGCCACCAGGGCGGCCCGACGCCGCGGCCGGCTGACCGGCTGCCACTTCATCCACTCGCTGGGGTTCAATCCCCGGCAGGGGATTGCCTCGGCCATCCTCTGCTGGAGGAATCCCATGTCTCATTCCAAAAACCCCTTCGTCCGCGGCTACGATGGCCTGTCCGTGCAGCGGCTGCTGGCGATTTCCTACGACGACGACTGCCCGCTGAGCTATCTGGCGCTGCACGTCTCGCAGTCGCACCTGCCAGACAGCCAGGTCGAGCGCCATGCCTGCGTCTTCTGCGACGACTTCGCGCTGATCACGGAAGGCCAGAACGTGCCGCCCGAGCTGGACGCGCAATGCCGCAGCCACGGCATCGCCCGAAACCTCGTCTACGCCGTCATGGCCGAAGAAGCCGGCCAGCCGCTGCACGTCGGCGATACCTACTCCGAGGAAGCCGCACGCGAGGTGGTGCGGCGCCTGCGCTTCGAGACCGGCTTCTACAGCCGTGCCTGGGAAATCAGCTCGGCGCACATCACCGAGGAGGCCGGCCGCTATCTGGCCAACCTGGCCGACATCGCCACGCCGAGCGGTTTTCTGTTCATCGCCTTCCGCATTCCCTACAGCCCGGCGGTCGGCGTGAAGCTGATCGCCACGCCCTGGACGGATGCGAACGTGCAGCAGGTCGAGGGCATCACCGCCGAAGAACTGCGGCAGGAGCACCGGGCCAAGGGCATGCCGGAGTCCCTCGTGGAAGTGTTGCACCTGGCTGCGCTCGCCGACGTTCGCATGTTGGTGTTCGATGCCGGCGCGCCCGTGCTGGACGGACTGACGCTCTACGACGACGAGTAACCCCCTCTTGAGCCCCGTGCGGGGCTCTTCTTTTCCGCGGAACGCGGTGCCGGCGCGTTGCCGATTCCAGGCGGACGGCCGCCGCCATGTGCCGCACGCTGGCCGCATGTTCGCTGGCGTTGCCGGCAGCATGCCCAGGCAGTCGAGACCTTCGAGACTGCGGCGCGGTTCGCCGTGCTGGTTGTTTCGTTCTCCGGGCGCACCCGCGTCCATCCACCTCACCCTCAAGGGACAGACCTCCCTTGCGGGCGGGAGTCCCTTGGTTGCCACAAGGAGTCTCCCCATGGATACCCAAGCCATCCGCGCACAGATGCCGACGCTCGTTGTCGGTCATGTGCCTTCCAACGTCCGTTCGTTCAAGTTCAACATCTTCGACGGCCAGCCCAAGGTTTCGACGCTGGGCTTTCACATTGACCCGAAGCCTTTCGAGGGCAAGGTCATCGCCACCACCGACGAGGCCATCGTCGTCAA
This genomic stretch from Thauera sp. GDN1 harbors:
- a CDS encoding ABC transporter substrate-binding protein, with protein sequence MSHSKNPFVRGYDGLSVQRLLAISYDDDCPLSYLALHVSQSHLPDSQVERHACVFCDDFALITEGQNVPPELDAQCRSHGIARNLVYAVMAEEAGQPLHVGDTYSEEAAREVVRRLRFETGFYSRAWEISSAHITEEAGRYLANLADIATPSGFLFIAFRIPYSPAVGVKLIATPWTDANVQQVEGITAEELRQEHRAKGMPESLVEVLHLAALADVRMLVFDAGAPVLDGLTLYDDE